The Methylomusa anaerophila genome has a segment encoding these proteins:
- a CDS encoding IS630 family transposase (programmed frameshift) gives MESLDNRLIAVNHAMKNCKNRRLFERYQTIKLYLEGYDVPQIAKITGRCLKTVYNFLNAYQTGGLKALAMNFSPGRPSFLTKEQKQEILDVLIHKRPEDVGFPAEMNWTGPILREWIIRTFNVEYSRSGTNVLLHELGFTCTRPTYTLAHADPIQQEEFKKNGKPLRADLLHDKVDRILFQDESMIRDYQAIARTWFPKGQQRIIPTYGKHQGIKLLGTLDYESGEIFVIESDRYDAEVFLSFLQQILLKYPGERIVIILDNARIHHANLLQPFLKSNKDRLTLVFLPPYSPNLNLIEEFWGWLKHSCIYNVFYHSTNEIRQRIQRFVAQINQMPLKVIDRLCCSL, from the exons ATGGAATCCTTAGATAATCGTCTAATTGCAGTAAATCATGCAATGAAGAATTGTAAAAACCGACGCCTGTTTGAGCGCTACCAAACCATAAAACTTTACTTGGAAGGTTATGATGTTCCTCAGATCGCCAAAATCACCGGTCGTTGTTTGAAAACAGTCTACAATTTTCTCAACGCCTATCAGACCGGTGGCCTTAAGGCCCTTGCAATGAACTTCTCTCCTGGCAGACCCTCTTTTCTTACCAAGGAACAAAAACAAGAAATTCTTGATGTCCTGATCCATAAAAGACCCGAGGATGTAGGTTTTCCGGCAGAGATGAACTGGACAGGACCCATCCTTAGAGAATGGATAATTCGCACCTTTAATGTAGAATATTCTCGAAGTGGAACCAATGTATTATTGCACGAACTGGGCTTTACCTGTACTCGTCCAACCTATACTCTTGCTCATGCTGACCCAATTCAACAAGAAGAATTCAAAAAAAATGGGAAACCCT TGAGAGCCGATCTTTTGCATGACAAAGTTGATCGTATTTTGTTTCAGGATGAATCTATGATTCGGGATTATCAGGCTATCGCCCGTACTTGGTTTCCAAAAGGGCAGCAACGCATTATCCCAACTTACGGTAAGCATCAAGGTATTAAACTTTTAGGCACGCTTGACTATGAAAGCGGCGAAATCTTTGTAATCGAAAGTGACCGTTATGATGCCGAGGTCTTTTTGTCCTTTCTACAGCAGATCCTTTTGAAGTATCCAGGGGAAAGAATTGTAATCATTCTCGATAATGCCAGAATTCATCATGCCAATCTCTTACAGCCATTCTTAAAGAGTAACAAGGATCGTCTTACCCTTGTTTTTTTGCCGCCTTACAGTCCCAATCTTAATCTAATTGAAGAATTCTGGGGCTGGCTCAAGCATTCTTGTATCTACAACGTTTTTTATCACTCAACCAATGAAATTCGCCAAAGGATTCAAAGGTTTGTCGCTCAAATCAATCAAATGCCTTTAAAGGTCATTGATAGGTTGTGTTGTTCTTTGTAA
- a CDS encoding nitrite/sulfite reductase domain-containing protein, translating to MEVKTDLLEKGAIIQRDKETYAIAPHIPGGIILDPSILRKIADVAEKYAAKALKVTSAQRIAIVGIPEDKIDSAWDDLGMDKGAAVGLCVRSIKICPAAHFCKRAQQDGVTLGLALDKIYHGMELPGKLKIGVSGCTNSCAESALKDVGLIGTPKGYRVYIGGSAGSRPRIADLLTEQVVQEDVLPLVAKIIDYYKANARKHERIGMMIDRLGFDTVKEEILR from the coding sequence ATGGAAGTTAAAACCGATTTGCTGGAAAAAGGTGCAATTATACAGCGTGATAAAGAAACATATGCTATTGCTCCCCATATTCCCGGTGGAATTATTCTTGATCCTTCAATCCTGCGTAAAATTGCGGATGTGGCAGAAAAATACGCGGCCAAAGCGCTGAAAGTAACTTCGGCGCAACGCATCGCAATCGTTGGCATTCCGGAAGACAAAATCGACAGCGCCTGGGATGATCTGGGAATGGATAAAGGTGCTGCCGTAGGTCTTTGTGTTCGCAGCATAAAAATATGTCCGGCTGCACATTTTTGTAAGCGTGCTCAGCAAGACGGCGTGACTTTAGGTCTAGCACTCGATAAGATTTATCATGGAATGGAGCTCCCAGGCAAACTTAAAATAGGAGTCAGCGGCTGTACAAATTCTTGCGCCGAATCAGCCCTAAAAGATGTTGGCCTTATTGGCACTCCCAAAGGCTATAGAGTATACATCGGCGGTAGCGCTGGTTCCAGGCCGAGAATTGCCGATTTATTGACGGAACAAGTAGTGCAGGAAGACGTTTTGCCCCTGGTTGCAAAAATAATTGATTATTATAAAGCCAATGCCCGTAAACATGAAAGAATAGGTATGATGATCGACCGTCTTGGTTTCGATACGGTTAAAGAAGAAATTCTAAGATAA
- a CDS encoding ferritin family protein has protein sequence MEKNTCDSNRLFSDLEGLRISMDIEARGRDFYKQAYERAEKKEHKELFLLLMNDEIHHLEKFTRLYNQFKENKAAYNDEYLFDADISRYLTVLAEAHIFPQDKSKNVLPELKSMADILKSAIQDEKDSILFYDALSKCAKFEEAKQVFNVLKAEEQTHVVKLREMFDGWA, from the coding sequence ATGGAAAAAAACACGTGCGATAGCAACCGTTTGTTTAGTGATTTAGAAGGTCTAAGAATCAGTATGGATATTGAAGCCCGCGGCCGGGACTTTTACAAGCAGGCGTATGAAAGAGCGGAAAAAAAAGAGCATAAAGAGCTGTTTTTGCTGCTTATGAATGATGAAATTCACCATTTGGAAAAATTCACTCGTTTATATAATCAATTTAAAGAAAATAAAGCCGCATATAATGATGAGTATTTGTTTGACGCTGACATTTCCCGGTATCTAACCGTTTTGGCTGAAGCTCACATATTTCCGCAAGACAAATCTAAAAATGTGCTGCCGGAACTGAAAAGTATGGCCGACATTCTGAAATCGGCCATACAAGATGAAAAGGATTCCATTTTATTTTATGATGCCCTGTCAAAATGTGCGAAATTTGAAGAAGCGAAACAAGTTTTTAATGTCTTAAAGGCAGAAGAACAGACTCACGTCGTGAAACTCCGGGAAATGTTTGATGGCTGGGCTTAA
- a CDS encoding Zn-dependent hydrolase: protein MARVLKIINELALLSEGRNGICRLAFSEADLKARQYMMNIMKESGFAVRLDPIGNIIARYESGTVEEGAPAVVTGSHLDTVPEGGKYDGVLGVAVAWSAVQRLKEKQLPLSHPVEVVVFAAEESSRFNFATMGSKAMAGMANIHAWSKAKDQNGISFSDALTTAGLTLSDVPGATRSKKDIKAFVELHIEQGRILEQEHCVIGIVESIAAPTRLKITVEGTAAHAGTTPIEDRQDALVSAAMIILAVRNIAAEQSYEGTVATVGAIKASPGVINVIPGKVEMWVDIRGTRQENVIEVLQEIKDAISTIADDQDTPVSIEVISSEKPAQMDEGINELVKAVCRDLNIPYTRVDSRAGHDAMNMAHIAPTALIFLPCHEGISHNPEEFVATEHISIGIDVLTETIYRIAK from the coding sequence GTGGCGCGGGTGTTGAAAATTATAAATGAGCTCGCTTTACTAAGCGAAGGAAGAAATGGCATTTGCCGTTTGGCGTTTAGCGAGGCTGACCTCAAGGCACGGCAATACATGATGAATATCATGAAAGAAAGCGGATTTGCCGTACGGCTGGATCCTATCGGCAATATTATCGCCCGTTATGAAAGCGGTACGGTAGAAGAAGGCGCACCGGCAGTGGTTACCGGTTCTCACCTGGATACAGTTCCCGAAGGCGGTAAATATGACGGTGTTTTGGGTGTTGCCGTTGCTTGGTCCGCCGTGCAGCGATTAAAAGAAAAGCAACTGCCACTGAGTCATCCTGTGGAAGTGGTTGTTTTCGCCGCTGAAGAATCAAGCCGATTTAATTTTGCCACAATGGGTAGTAAAGCCATGGCCGGAATGGCAAATATTCACGCTTGGTCTAAGGCGAAGGATCAGAATGGGATAAGTTTTTCCGATGCTTTGACGACTGCGGGATTAACTTTAAGTGATGTACCGGGTGCGACCCGTTCCAAGAAAGATATAAAAGCATTCGTCGAACTGCATATTGAACAGGGACGCATTTTGGAACAAGAACATTGTGTTATTGGTATAGTTGAATCTATTGCTGCGCCAACCCGCCTCAAAATAACTGTGGAAGGTACCGCTGCCCATGCCGGAACAACTCCAATAGAAGACCGGCAAGATGCCTTGGTTAGTGCTGCTATGATCATTCTGGCCGTAAGGAATATTGCTGCGGAACAATCGTACGAAGGCACAGTAGCTACAGTAGGAGCTATTAAGGCATCCCCGGGTGTTATCAATGTAATTCCCGGTAAAGTGGAGATGTGGGTAGACATAAGAGGGACACGGCAGGAAAATGTTATCGAAGTACTGCAGGAGATCAAAGATGCGATTAGTACAATTGCCGATGACCAGGATACTCCTGTTTCCATTGAGGTAATATCGTCAGAAAAACCGGCCCAGATGGATGAAGGAATAAATGAATTGGTTAAGGCTGTATGCCGGGATCTAAATATACCTTATACCCGGGTTGACAGCCGGGCCGGGCATGACGCAATGAATATGGCTCATATTGCTCCCACGGCGTTGATCTTCCTTCCCTGCCATGAAGGCATTAGTCATAATCCGGAGGAATTTGTCGCTACCGAGCATATTTCAATAGGAATTGATGTTTTAACAGAGACTATTTACCGAATAGCAAAATAA
- a CDS encoding DMT family transporter, with protein sequence MNFISQEMLPLVLALISGVLMAVQGSLNSALSKVIGLLEATFMVHITGTIVVMLLLFIFKMGKGNLYVWPDAPWYSWLGGIIGVGIIYLVAASIPSVGVANATTAIIVGQVLTAIIIDHFGGFGLERITCSPKQILGLVLLATGAKFLLK encoded by the coding sequence GTGAATTTCATTTCACAAGAAATGCTGCCGTTAGTATTGGCGTTGATATCTGGTGTATTAATGGCGGTACAGGGATCTCTAAACAGCGCTTTAAGTAAGGTAATAGGGCTGTTAGAAGCCACATTCATGGTTCATATCACGGGGACAATTGTAGTTATGCTACTACTGTTCATTTTTAAAATGGGAAAAGGTAACCTATATGTCTGGCCTGATGCCCCCTGGTATTCTTGGCTAGGAGGCATAATTGGCGTAGGAATTATTTATCTGGTAGCCGCAAGCATCCCCAGTGTCGGTGTAGCCAATGCCACAACGGCCATAATCGTCGGACAAGTTCTAACGGCGATTATAATCGATCATTTTGGTGGTTTCGGACTAGAACGTATTACGTGCAGTCCCAAGCAAATTTTAGGGCTTGTGTTACTTGCTACAGGAGCGAAGTTTTTGCTTAAGTGA
- a CDS encoding peptidoglycan-binding protein has protein sequence MCRAVVLLFLLSSGTFPIVFASPVLSSGGTIDIGSRGDEVRVVQKLLADAGFYAGEIDGIYGSGTQRAVKEFQQSNGLTVSGVVDKETVLYLERAGGEPSRYNRSLLMRASAYTANDPGCSGFTYRGNQLRRGLVAVDPTVIPLGTRLYINGYGYAIADDIGSSIKENRIDLSFDSRAEAFSFGVRNVTVYILD, from the coding sequence GTGTGTCGGGCAGTAGTGCTGCTGTTCCTTCTGTCTAGCGGTACTTTCCCAATTGTTTTTGCATCGCCCGTTCTTTCATCAGGTGGTACCATAGATATTGGTTCCCGTGGTGACGAAGTACGGGTTGTACAAAAACTTCTTGCCGATGCCGGATTCTATGCCGGTGAAATTGATGGCATCTATGGATCGGGCACACAAAGAGCCGTAAAAGAATTCCAGCAGAGCAATGGCCTTACTGTGAGTGGAGTTGTGGATAAAGAAACAGTTCTTTATCTCGAACGGGCCGGGGGAGAACCGAGCCGATACAACAGGTCGTTGCTAATGAGGGCCTCTGCATACACGGCCAATGACCCTGGCTGCAGCGGATTTACCTACCGCGGTAACCAGTTACGCCGGGGACTGGTTGCAGTAGATCCAACAGTGATTCCTCTGGGTACCCGTTTATATATTAATGGCTACGGCTATGCAATTGCTGATGATATCGGCAGTTCTATCAAAGAGAACCGTATTGATTTATCATTTGACAGTCGGGCTGAAGCTTTTAGTTTCGGTGTCAGAAATGTAACTGTTTATATCTTGGATTAG
- a CDS encoding 2-phosphosulfolactate phosphatase, translating into MKIDVCFSINEYTQPRYLGYSAVVIDVLRATTSIATALHNGCMRLIPVETVEQAIKLKHDRYQDALLAGERKGQLIPGFNLGNSPYEYTKEVVLDKTIIMTTTNGTLALSKARNAEKVFTASFVNADAVARKLYEESRDIVVLCAGTEGRFSLEDALCAGLLAERLTDRAWLSDSAMAAQAMYRDFRCDLVKKISASSHAQYLFSIGYGDDVAFSMEHDAYSVVPQFREGQITA; encoded by the coding sequence GTGAAAATCGATGTATGTTTCTCAATTAATGAGTATACTCAACCGAGGTACTTAGGTTACAGTGCAGTCGTTATTGATGTGTTGAGAGCAACCACATCGATAGCAACGGCACTTCATAACGGATGTATGCGATTGATACCCGTCGAAACAGTTGAGCAGGCAATAAAATTAAAACATGATAGATATCAGGACGCCCTTTTAGCTGGTGAACGCAAGGGACAATTGATACCTGGATTCAATCTCGGTAATTCGCCGTATGAATATACAAAAGAAGTTGTACTGGACAAAACCATTATTATGACGACTACAAACGGTACACTAGCCCTAAGTAAAGCTCGCAATGCAGAAAAGGTATTTACCGCTTCTTTTGTTAATGCAGATGCGGTTGCGCGAAAACTGTATGAAGAAAGCCGGGATATTGTTGTTTTATGTGCGGGCACAGAAGGGCGTTTCTCTCTAGAAGATGCTTTATGTGCCGGACTTTTAGCGGAACGGCTAACCGACAGGGCTTGGCTTAGTGACTCGGCAATGGCCGCTCAAGCCATGTACCGTGATTTCCGTTGTGATTTAGTTAAGAAAATTTCGGCTTCCTCCCATGCCCAATATCTATTCAGTATTGGTTACGGCGACGACGTGGCTTTTTCCATGGAGCACGACGCCTATTCTGTCGTTCCTCAATTTAGGGAAGGTCAGATTACTGCCTAG
- a CDS encoding acyl-CoA dehydrogenase family protein: protein MDFNFTPDQMALQKMVRDFVAKEITPKALEMDKEGEVPPELWTKLDEAGLLNLTVPAEYDGPGLDALSIALIYEELGKGCAGIATTTAANALASYPLVLLGTDEQKKKVFDVLNDGKLAAFALTEPGAGSDAGAVATSAVKDGDYYILNGTKCFITNGGIADIYIIFANTRKSAGIRGLTAFIIDRDTPGFSVGKEEEKMGIRASNTCELILDNVRIPASNRIGKEGEGFKIAMKTLDAARPFVGAVSVGLSQTALDLAVKYSKERVQFDKPIASFQLVQAMIADMAMAVEAARLLVYKACWLKDQGLPYSKESAMAKCFAADTAMKVTTDAVQVLGGYGYSKEYPAEKYMRDAKIMQIYEGTNQIQRLVIANNILY, encoded by the coding sequence ATGGATTTTAACTTTACTCCCGATCAAATGGCATTGCAAAAAATGGTTAGAGATTTTGTGGCAAAGGAAATTACTCCGAAAGCTTTGGAAATGGATAAAGAGGGCGAAGTGCCGCCGGAACTGTGGACCAAACTTGATGAAGCAGGACTGCTGAACCTGACTGTGCCGGCAGAATATGACGGACCCGGGCTTGACGCCCTATCAATTGCTCTCATCTATGAAGAGTTGGGTAAAGGTTGTGCCGGTATTGCGACAACTACCGCTGCCAATGCTTTGGCTTCCTACCCGCTAGTTCTCCTGGGAACTGATGAGCAGAAGAAAAAAGTTTTTGATGTGCTTAATGATGGCAAATTGGCCGCTTTTGCATTGACGGAACCGGGGGCGGGATCAGATGCCGGAGCTGTTGCGACTTCAGCTGTAAAAGACGGCGATTATTACATATTAAACGGAACTAAATGTTTTATAACCAACGGCGGTATTGCCGACATATATATTATCTTTGCCAATACCCGGAAAAGTGCAGGCATTCGGGGTTTGACCGCGTTTATTATTGACCGTGATACTCCCGGATTCTCCGTAGGTAAAGAAGAAGAAAAAATGGGCATCCGGGCATCCAACACTTGTGAACTCATCCTGGACAATGTGCGCATACCTGCATCCAACCGGATCGGTAAAGAAGGCGAAGGCTTCAAAATTGCCATGAAAACACTTGATGCCGCTCGACCGTTTGTAGGCGCTGTGTCAGTAGGGCTATCGCAAACAGCTCTGGATCTGGCAGTGAAATATTCAAAGGAACGCGTACAATTCGATAAACCGATTGCCTCCTTTCAGTTAGTACAAGCGATGATCGCCGATATGGCTATGGCCGTAGAAGCTGCCCGTCTACTTGTCTACAAAGCTTGCTGGCTGAAAGATCAAGGACTTCCTTACTCGAAAGAATCTGCTATGGCTAAATGTTTTGCCGCCGATACGGCGATGAAAGTAACCACCGATGCCGTACAAGTATTAGGCGGATATGGTTATTCCAAAGAATACCCGGCTGAGAAATATATGCGCGACGCCAAGATCATGCAAATTTATGAAGGCACAAACCAAATCCAGCGACTGGTTATTGCTAATAATATATTATACTAA